TCGTCTATTTAGACGGAACGTATCTCAAGCTACGACGAGATGATGTCGCCAACGAAGTCGTTTATGTCGTGGTTGGCGTGACCGAAGAAGGCTACCGAGAAATCCTTGGATTCTATGTCGGTGGGAAAGAAAGTGCGCTTGGTTGGAAGGAAATCCTCCTAGACCTCTATGAAAGAGGCGCAAAAGAAGTTCTCCTCGGGATCTTTGACGGGTTACCTGGTTTAGAAGAAGCGATGAAGGAAGTCTATCCAAAAGCGGATATCCAACGCTGCGTCGTGCATAAAGTTCGAAATGCCCTTAATGTAGCACGTAAAAAGGATCAATCGGCCATGGCGGAAGATCTTAAACCGATCTACCAGGCAAACACGAGAGGGGAAGCTGACAAGTGCTTTCAAGCATTCAAAGAAACCTGGTCAAAGAAATACCCGAAAGTCGTTCAATCATGGGAACGAGACCTGGATGTTCTTTTGACTTTTCTTCAGTATCCGTCATCGATTCAGCCGATGATTTATACCACGAACATCATCGAACGAACGATGAAAGAGATCAAGAAGCGAACCAAGACAATGAACAGTTTACCGACAGAAAAAGCGGCAGAAAAGATAGTTTACCTTCAATCCGTTGAATACAACGAGAGATGGGCCCAGCGGAAACTAAGAGGTTTCAGCACGGCTCAGCCGGTTTTACAAGATCTATTCAAAAAGCGTTATGGAACAGAAGACTAAGAGGGGAAACTGGAAATGTCTTCATTTCAGGTATGGGCCCCCGCGGGGGCCCATACCTGAACCTCCCCCCTTCTAGTACTGAGTGATACCCTAACTAACTTACACAAACTTATTGACACTACCGCAACATCAATGGGAGAGCATAATAACAATTGACGTTTGGCTAGTGACGATTTAATATAGTAATCTGTCATTATTTAATTCGGCTTTACTTTATGAGTGTCTAAAGAATGGCTGACTTGAAGTATACATAGTTTAAATGTATTTCTTTTTAAAAAAGTAACTTATAGTAGTAGTGATATGTCATTTCCTTCTGCTTTAAGCATTTTAAAGATTGATACATTGAAAAAAGTAAAGATGAAAGTAGCTTCAGAGAAAATTTGCTCATGTGCAAAATAATTTAATAAAAAGGACTTGACGAAATGGTTAATAGCGCTTATTATAGTTATCTGACGGTAAAGTTGTTGGGTAGACGTTTAACCATGTAAAACCCGAGTAATGTTCCTGTAATCCAATGAAAATAAAAGCTTGACAAGAACAGATGGAAATTATATTATAATAGTTGTTCCAAATTTTCTTTTCAAATAAGCGGTAGTGATTATCAATATGTGGAATAGGCACTAAATAGTCTAGGTTATATGAAATCATGCCTTGTATAGTATGTTTTTAAAATATTTAAAGCTTTTTAGAGGAGAAATCCTCACGTAATTCATTTACGATCAAACGCACAATTTGTTTCTTTATCAATAGTATATAGTATGGCATTTCGGGAAGTAGCTCAGCTTGGCAGAGCACTTGGTTTGGGACCAAGGGGTCGCAGGTTCAAATCCTGTCTTCCCGACCATTTTATTTTATAGTGGTCATACAGCATTAGGTTGAAACTTATGTTTTAGAGGAAGAGATATGTTAGGTTCCAGAGTAAATAAAGTCTAGTAATTAAAATTAACTATGCGGGTGTAGTTTAGTGGTAAAACCTCAGCCTTCCAAGCTGATGACGAGGGTTCGATTCCCTTCACCCGCTCCAAAAATTATTTCAAAAAAACTCTTGCATTATCGACACATTACATGATATAGTAAACGATGTTGCTTGAGGGCCTGTAGCTCAGTTGGTTAGAGCGCACGCCTGATAAGCGTGAGGTCGGTGGTTCAAGTCCACTCAGGCCCACCATTATGTTGACCTTTGAAAACTAAACAAAAAGCCAAGCAAAGTGGGATATGAAAATATCCCGTCAAAGAAACAAAGCGTTGAGTGGTAACATTCAACAACGCCAGACGAAAGTTTGGACATGATGTCAGAGACATTAAACTCTGTTTAAGGATGAAGGCAGACGAACAACGCGACATCGTGTCGCACCGTCTGCACGTGTACATCCTGTACTTCGGAGAGTTTGATCCTGGCTCAGGACGAACGCTGGCGGCGTGCCTAATACATGCAAGTCGAGCGCAGGAAACCGGCAGATCCCTTCGGGGTGACGCCGGTGGAATGAGCGGCGGACGGGTGAGTAACACGTGGGCAACCTACCTTGTAGACTGGGATAACTCCGGGAAACCGGGGCTAATACCGGATGATCATACGGATCGCATGATCCGGATGTAAAAGTGGGGATTTATCCTCACACTGCAAGATGGGCCCGCGGCGCATTAGCTAGTTGGTAAGGTAATGGCTTACCAAGGCGACGATGCGTAGCCGACCTGAGAGGGTGATCGGCCACACTGGAACTGAGACACGGTCCAGACTCCTACGGGAGGCAGCAGTAGGGAATCATCCGCAATGGGCGAAAGCCTGACGGTGCAACGCCGCGTGAACGATGAAGGTTTTCGGATCGTAAAGTTCTGTTATGAGGGAAGAACACGTGCCGTTCGAATAGGGCGGCACCTTGACGGTACCTCACGAGAAAGCCCCGGCTAACTACGTGCCAGCAGCCGCGGTAATACGTAGGGGGCAAGCGTTGTCCGGAATTATTGGGCGTAAAGCGCGCGCAGGCGGTCTCTTAAGTCTGATGTGAAAGCCCACGGCTCAACCGTGGAGGGTCATTGGAAACTGGGGGACTTGAGTGTAGGAGAGGAAAGTGGAATTCCACGTGTAGCGGTGAAATGCGTAGATATGTGGAGGAACACCAGTGGCGAAGGCGACTTTCTGGCCTACAACTGACGCTGAGGCGCGAAAGCGTGGGGAGCAAACAGGATTAGATACCCTGGTAGTCCACGCCGTAAACGATGAGTGCTAGGTGTTAGGGGTTTCGATGCCCTTAGTGCCGAAGTTAACACATTAAGCACTCCGCCTGGGGAGTACGGCCGCAAGGCTGAAACTCAAAGGAATTGACGGGGGCCCGCACAAGCAGTGGAGCATGTGGTTTAATTCGAAGCAACGCGAAGAACCTTACCAGGTCTTGACATCCTCTGACACCTCTGGAGACAGAGCGTTCCCCTTCGGGGGACAGAGTGACAGGTGGTGCATGGTTGTCGTCAGCTCGTGTCGTGAGATGTTGGGTTAAGTCCCGCAACGAGCGCAACCCTTGATCTTAGTTG
The Salipaludibacillus sp. LMS25 DNA segment above includes these coding regions:
- a CDS encoding IS256 family transposase; this translates as MTTSIGQESLENQLDHMVRDFVKEKLEVIMKEEMTNFFDHEHPELKNAKNGHDKRQLDTKYGRIDSLQVPRDRDNAFQTEMFQPYERHQAWLGETIIQMYQKGMSTREISHFLERILGHTYSPTTISNITDVVGEDIESWRQRELQKRYSVVYLDGTYLKLRRDDVANEVVYVVVGVTEEGYREILGFYVGGKESALGWKEILLDLYERGAKEVLLGIFDGLPGLEEAMKEVYPKADIQRCVVHKVRNALNVARKKDQSAMAEDLKPIYQANTRGEADKCFQAFKETWSKKYPKVVQSWERDLDVLLTFLQYPSSIQPMIYTTNIIERTMKEIKKRTKTMNSLPTEKAAEKIVYLQSVEYNERWAQRKLRGFSTAQPVLQDLFKKRYGTED